The genomic window GGTGAGCGCAAAGCCTATTATGCGCGCCCGGCGGGCCCTGCGGTGGATGCGCTGGTTCTGCGCTGGACCGCGCAGGAGAGCAATCCCGCCGCAAAAGGATGACGTGGCGCGCCCAAAAGACTAGATTGCTACCAATCACCGTACCCAGGCCGCTCAAGACCGGAAGACGAAAATGGACAGGCTAGAAACTCTCTGCATCGAAAAAGGCATGCGCATGACCGAGCAGCGCCGCGTGATCGCGCGTGTTCTGTCCGCCGCCGACGATCATCCCGATGTGGAGGAGCTGTATCGGCGCGCTTCTGAAGTGGATTCCAACATCTCGATCGCGACCGTGTACCGGACCGTTCGGCTGTTTGAGGAAGCCGGCATTCTTGAGCGCCATGACTTCCGCGACGGGCGGTCGCGCTACGAACCGGCGACGGACGATCACCACGACCATCTGATCAACGTGCAGACGGGCGATGTCATTGAATTCAACAATGACGAGATTGAGCGC from Candidatus Phaeomarinobacter ectocarpi includes these protein-coding regions:
- a CDS encoding Fur family transcriptional regulator gives rise to the protein MDRLETLCIEKGMRMTEQRRVIARVLSAADDHPDVEELYRRASEVDSNISIATVYRTVRLFEEAGILERHDFRDGRSRYEPATDDHHDHLINVQTGDVIEFNNDEIERLQEIVARELGFKLVDHRLELYGVPLEDKNTATG